From the Zymoseptoria tritici IPO323 chromosome 2, whole genome shotgun sequence genome, the window CGATGAAGCTTGGTTTGATACGACCAACGCTGGACTGAAGACGGAGGCAAGCAGCTATGCCAAGATAGCAGAATCGCTCAAGGTATGGCCATTCCATCGACTCCATCAATACATGCTGATGCGTAAGTCATAGTTCAAGCCATCGACGATGCTCTTCCTCAGCGACAACGTCAAAGAGGTCGATGCCGCTATCGAAGCTGGCATGCAGTCAATACTCGTGGACAGGCCTGGTAATGCTGCCGTGTCAGAGGCCGACCGAAGTAGACTCCAAGTCGTTACTTCACTGGACGAAATCGAGATCACCGGGCAGTCGAAGAAGTGAGATGAACGAGCTTGCGGACGTAGATCACACGGCAGCTTCGATGTCGAGACACCGTCTTGTGGGCACAGCTTGTGATCAATTGGGAGGGATCTTGGCTGACTGCCACTGTCCAGTCAATCCGCTGATGCTCGGCGAAGGCTTACGACCAGAAACCTGCGTGCGAAGGTATCTTCGTCTTGCCACGACTTTGAGAAGGTCAAGCAGGATAAAACAAGTAAGCGTCTCCACGGGTATCGAATGTTCTGCCATCCGATCTGTCTTAGATTGTACATCTTCCATCGCTCAAACATCATACCGATCCAGATGTTTCAATCAGCGCTTCTATCTTGGTCAATTGTTTGCTTGTGCATCGTGGAAGATGCAGCAGGTCTCTTCACAACCCCTTCGCTTCACCTGATGCAGTTCGAAGCACATCGTCACACCAGTGAAGACCAAACAAAGTCTCCTATTGAATACAGTAAGTTCCAAACAGCGCACATCAAAACAGTACTCGCAGCCTGAGCAGGCCAGATCACTCGAGACGCAGACGATCGATCAAGCCATCATGGACTCTTCCGATTCGACACACATTCCACCAATAGAGACCACCCTGCCACCAAGCTACCAACTTGTCTCCAGCCGAACCATACCCATCATCATTCACATGTATCAAGTCCTCCCGGACAAACCTCTAGGCCCAAACCTCCTTCTAGCCGGCCCTTTGCTCAAACACCAACCCGATCTGCTGAGCCTCCCCCTCTCAGCAACTTACGGCGAGTTGATTCTGCTCCTGCATCAGCGCGTGCTCGCTCGATCGGGTGTTCGAGTTCCTAGCAAGTCGAAGAAGTTCTATTGCCGGGCGGTACTGGTGGCGGATGGACAGGAGATCCTGCTTGAAGTTGGGAGCTGGGAGGCGGCGAAGGAAGTGTTGGAGAAGTGGAAGCACGCGGAGTTGAGTTTCTTGTTCGCGATTGTGGATAGAGGGTACAAGGGAGTCGGGATGTGGGAAAGGCTGAGGAGAATGTTTTGGGGTTTGGGTGGTGGTAGTGTTTGTTTGGTTGAGCCAAGATTGGCGACGCAGGAGTGAAAGGAGAGGTGGTGTGCAAGGGACTTTGAGATGTCCTTCGGCGAAGGGTGGATGGTGGAATATTTGTTTTCTTGCAATGGCATCAGCCCTGAGTATCAGCACAATTCGCGCCTAGATGCCCGAATGAAGTTGTTCGTATCGCCTCTCTCTGAGCGGGCGATCAGTCGTGTAGTCCTTCGTGGTGCTTTATACGCCCTCCCACCAAGATATTCTCTGCGTGTCTTCCTTCGGCCTGTCCAGAAGCCATCTTCTCAGAACAACCACACATATGCAAAGAGTAAGAACACCGCAAAGAAGAACCCAATCCACACCTTCCAACCCACGCCCGTCCGCTCCGCCATCCTCAACATTCGATTCATCGTTCCTCGTAACCGGTTTCTCGTCCCTTCAAACTGATCGTTCATTTTCTCCGCAAACGCCGTACTGTCGCGAATCTCGTCGCCAATGGCCATCGTCAACTATGCACCTCCGAGTCAGCATATCGCTCCAAAAATCCCATTCTATCCGGTCTCCATTCCGTCCTCACTGCCCCAGGACACGACCCGTGTATGCAGAACTACTCACATCCTTCAACATCTTCACTTTCTTACTCATCTCTCCCGCTTGATCATCATTCTGGCTCTCCAATTCACTCAACACCGAATCCGAATATTGTCCCCTCCGATTCGGAGTCGCCGTTCGGaagcctccatctccactTCCTCTTGCGCCTGCCGCCTCTGCTCCGCCAGGATAAGCACTGAACGCCGCAACGCCTTGTGAAATGCTCGGATCGCCGTATGGTCCCAGAGAAGGTTGACTGTTGTGTAAAGGTCGTGGCGCGGGCGAGCCAGAGCCTGGACGGGATCGATTGGGTGCGGCGACGTCGTAGGAGGAAAAGAGAGAGTTGCGCGAGTCGCGCTGGAATCTGGAGACATACGATGTGAGATGAAATGGTATTGTGGCCTCCAACTTGGGTCGCTGGCTTACCTTGAGGCCATTGAGTGTGCtgtcgaggtcgagatgTGCGGTATGGGATTGTTACAGTGGGGCGGAGATAGCGGCCTTTAGTTCTACGACCGAGcgaggtcgtgttgttggaATTTCAGCGACAAGACCGACGAGTGGAAAATCTTGGACAAGTGTGCAAGTCATATGCTTTGAGGGCATCATTAGATTATGCATAGTCTGCGACACGAGTACAAGCGACATAAGCCGTGCAAAGCCATCCCATGTGATACAGTAACAATAATCAACGTGTCCTTTTCGTCCGTCTACACTTCTTCCTTTCTCGTGCTGTGGCCAATCCGTTCATGCTCAATCCCAAAACGCCTCTTTCATGCTCAATCATTGCCATGCCGTCCATATACACAGTCATTACTCACGCCCATGTTACGGCGGTCTACATATTCGCCAACTCGTAATCAATTTGCGAGTCCAAGAAGGCCCTCTTGTCGCCAGGCAGTTGAACCTGCAGCTTCTGCTCCGTCAACGCCTTGAGCTGCTTCTTAGTCACGGTGTCCAGGTCCACCTCGTTCAAACACTCGCGAATCGCCACGGTGATGGCCTCGTTGCTCACGCCTTGGGTTTGGAATCCGGATAGCTGGTTCGTGCTGCCGGAACGGCTATGAGCGGCGAGAGTGCCCATGGGAGACCGCGTGCGCTGTTGATCGTACATCATGTTGTTGGGTGAGTGAGCACCCCCGCCGAGGAGAAGGTTGTCTTGCGAAAAGTTTTGCGGAGAATAGAGAGCGTTGCTGCCCATGGACATGAGGCGTTGGTGTTGCTCAGCTTGGTAGGGAGCCTCTGTGTAGCGCGACATGGCGGACTGTCGGCCGTAGGCATTGAACGGACCTGGTGATTGTGGTGGGCGGAACGACTGTTGTTGAGGGAAGCCGGTTAGGATGGTGGAGGCTGGCTTGACGGAGGAATACACCGAATGCATGTCATCCATTTCGTAGCCACCATCCTGGTAGatgctctccttctcttgTACGTAGCCGCGACGCCCAGGAAGATTGTTGGCCGTGGCATAGTCGTCCCAGCGCTGGAGGGGAATGTTGCGTGGGTCGTAGCCTTCTTCATCAACGGCGACGAGCTTCttgtcgcccttctctccAATAACGATACGGGTGTTTCCCCATGAGAAATCATCCTGCTTCCAGAAGGAGTAGATTGGAAGAATGCATGACCAGATCGGATATGCCAGGAGGTAGATAATCATCCATCCAATGTGCTGCCACTGTCGCTTGACCAGGAAGATGATGGCTTGCAATCCGTACACTGCGGCGATCATGACGATCGAGATTAGAGGGAACTGTCCGGTCCCGCTGGCGACGTTTACTATCAGGTACACCAGGTAGCCGAAGGTGGCGGGAAGAATGATGGTTCCGAAAAGATCAATAAAGACGACGAAGCGCATACTGAAGCAGCAGAAACCGCACAGATCGACCGTCAACATCTCCGCCAGGTTGTGGATGGTGGAGTTGATCCAGCGACGTCTTTGAGAGAGCAGAACACT encodes:
- the BET1 gene encoding putative BET1 v-SNARE (Shows sequence similarity to Bet1 of S. cerevisiae. Type II membrane protein required for vesicular transport between the endoplasmic reticulum and Golgi complex; v-SNARE with similarity to synaptobrevins); its protein translation is MASRFQRDSRNSLFSSYDVAAPNRSRPGSGSPAPRPLHNSQPSLGPYGDPSISQGVAAFSAYPGGAEAAGARGSGDGGFRTATPNRRGQYSDSVLSELESQNDDQAGEMSKKVKMLKDLTMAIGDEIRDSTAFAEKMNDQFEGTRNRLRGTMNRMLRMAERTGVGWKVWIGFFFAVFLLFAYVWLF